A DNA window from Chryseobacterium sp. MEBOG06 contains the following coding sequences:
- a CDS encoding M1 family metallopeptidase has translation MKKIFSGMLMVVSLLQIPAQELYMPRNIKKAYEKGTRDISGAPGKNYWQNKGIYNVDVKVDAGTKVVSGKETIVYSNNSPDQLNELAIRFVNNLHKPQSPRSGVVSKDFLSSGLKIKSFIVNGEKYDINSDDWGTVEKVKLKSAVKSKSKAEVKIEWEYPLSVQSGREGQIDPETFYVAYSFPRISVYDDYNGWDMLPHSDRQEFYSDFNDYSFAISAPKNYVVWATGDFLNPEAVLQPEYLKRYKASLKSDKVMHVATEQEMKSGKVTRQNKWNIWKFKANHITDFCFAMSNHYVWDAASVQLKTKRASVQAGYKNGAKDFEQYVDWMRYNLDWFSKNWPGVEYPYNVMTAIQGYADMEYPMMINDTSIPDDLRDARLTADHEIAHTYFPFYMGINETRYAFMDEGWATTLEYLIGIDENGEAAAKEFYKNFRVKRWINDPSAEEDQPVITMSTQVSGSGYGNNSYVKASLSYLALKDYLGDELFKKALHHYMDNWNGKHPVPWDYFNSMNAGSGKNLNWFFNNWFYTNNYIDLKVAGASQKNDLLTVNVMNAGGFAIPFDAILTYEDGTTEKLHFSPSIWENDQKKADLAIPTKKKVKSVKLDGDIFMDYTPEDNSKTL, from the coding sequence ATGAAGAAAATTTTTTCCGGAATGCTGATGGTAGTTTCATTGCTGCAGATACCTGCACAGGAGTTATATATGCCCAGAAATATTAAAAAAGCCTATGAAAAAGGGACGCGTGATATTTCCGGGGCTCCGGGCAAGAACTATTGGCAGAATAAGGGAATTTACAATGTAGATGTGAAAGTAGATGCCGGCACAAAAGTCGTTTCAGGAAAAGAAACAATTGTGTACAGCAACAATAGCCCTGATCAGCTTAATGAGCTGGCTATAAGATTTGTGAATAATCTTCACAAGCCGCAGTCTCCAAGGTCGGGCGTGGTGTCTAAAGATTTTCTGTCTTCAGGATTAAAGATTAAATCCTTTATCGTGAATGGTGAAAAATACGATATCAACAGTGACGATTGGGGAACGGTTGAAAAAGTAAAATTAAAATCAGCTGTAAAATCAAAATCTAAAGCTGAGGTTAAAATAGAGTGGGAATATCCTCTATCCGTACAGAGCGGAAGAGAAGGTCAGATAGATCCTGAAACATTTTACGTAGCCTATTCTTTTCCAAGAATTTCTGTATACGATGATTATAATGGCTGGGATATGCTTCCGCATTCAGACAGACAGGAATTTTATAGCGATTTCAATGATTATAGCTTTGCGATCTCGGCTCCGAAAAATTATGTGGTCTGGGCAACCGGGGATTTTCTAAATCCGGAAGCCGTACTTCAGCCGGAATACCTGAAAAGGTATAAAGCTTCCTTAAAGAGTGACAAGGTAATGCATGTTGCTACCGAGCAGGAGATGAAGTCAGGAAAAGTAACCCGCCAGAACAAGTGGAATATATGGAAGTTTAAAGCCAATCATATCACTGATTTTTGTTTTGCAATGAGCAATCATTATGTCTGGGACGCTGCAAGTGTACAGCTGAAAACAAAGAGAGCCAGTGTACAGGCAGGTTATAAAAATGGCGCAAAAGATTTTGAACAATATGTGGACTGGATGCGTTATAACCTGGATTGGTTTTCTAAAAACTGGCCTGGAGTAGAATATCCTTATAATGTGATGACTGCCATCCAGGGGTATGCAGATATGGAGTATCCTATGATGATCAATGATACAAGTATTCCTGATGATCTTCGTGATGCAAGGCTTACGGCAGATCATGAAATTGCCCATACTTATTTCCCTTTCTATATGGGAATCAATGAAACAAGATATGCCTTTATGGATGAAGGCTGGGCAACTACTCTGGAATACCTCATCGGGATTGATGAAAACGGAGAAGCTGCTGCCAAAGAGTTTTATAAAAATTTCCGTGTTAAAAGATGGATCAATGATCCGTCTGCAGAAGAAGATCAACCGGTGATTACTATGAGTACGCAGGTAAGCGGTTCAGGATATGGTAATAATTCTTATGTGAAAGCATCACTGTCTTATCTGGCACTGAAAGATTATTTAGGAGATGAATTATTCAAAAAAGCACTGCACCATTATATGGATAACTGGAATGGTAAACATCCGGTTCCATGGGATTATTTCAATTCGATGAATGCAGGTTCCGGAAAAAATCTTAATTGGTTTTTCAATAACTGGTTTTATACCAATAATTATATTGACTTAAAAGTAGCAGGGGCATCCCAGAAAAATGATCTGCTTACCGTAAATGTAATGAATGCAGGCGGATTTGCTATTCCATTTGATGCCATACTGACTTATGAAGACGGAACAACAGAAAAACTGCATTTCTCACCTTCTATCTGGGAAAACGACCAGAAAAAGGCTGATCTTGCGATTCCTACTAAGAAAAAAGTCAAATCTGTAAAACTGGATGGCGATATTTTCATGGATTATACACCGGAAGACAACAGTAAAACACTGTAA